Proteins co-encoded in one Pseudobacteroides sp. genomic window:
- a CDS encoding FAD-binding oxidoreductase, whose translation MNFKGELQLDGTFKKIYATDASAYRQYPVMVAFPACNEDISKLIQYATANKLTLVPRGAGTSLAGQVVAEANGVVVDISRHLNNITEVNVQEKWAWVQPGVVLDELNLAMQAHGLFFGPETSTSNRCTIGGMMGNNACGAHSLLYGSTRDHLLEMKGFLSD comes from the coding sequence TTGAACTTCAAAGGCGAACTGCAACTTGACGGTACTTTTAAAAAAATATATGCCACCGATGCTTCAGCATACAGGCAATACCCGGTTATGGTGGCTTTCCCGGCTTGTAATGAGGATATCTCTAAGCTCATTCAATATGCCACTGCCAATAAATTGACCCTTGTGCCCCGTGGTGCTGGTACATCTCTTGCCGGACAGGTGGTTGCCGAGGCTAATGGTGTTGTTGTTGACATTTCAAGGCACTTGAACAATATCACAGAGGTCAATGTGCAGGAAAAATGGGCATGGGTACAACCGGGAGTAGTGCTTGATGAGCTTAATCTGGCTATGCAAGCCCATGGGCTTTTCTTTGGCCCTGAGACATCAACTTCCAACAGGTGTACCATTGGCGGCATGATGGGCAATAATGCCTGCGGCGCACATTCGTTGCTTTATGGCTCTACGCGCGACCATCTGTTGGAGATGAAAGGTTTTCTTTCGGATG